GCGGTGAGCTTGGCCATGACCGCCGGATGCCGGAACGGGACGACGGCGACGAGTGTCGCCAGGCGCAACCGCGTGGTGCGCGCACCGACCGCCGCGAGCATGAGGAACGGGTCGACCATCGTCGACTCGTACACCGAGAGCCCGCCCTTGCGCGCGGCGGCGAGCAACCGGTCGAGCACGAACAGCACGTCGTAGTCGAGCCGTTCCGCCTCGACGGCCCACTCGACGGCCTGCTGCGTCTGGCCGACCGCGTCGTCGCCGAGCCACGTGGGCGGCCGGACGCCGAAGTATGGCTTCCTCATCCGTCCGCCCACTTCTGGTACAGGCGCAGCAGGGCGACGATGTCGTCGTCGGCGAGGCCCTCGGCGAGCGCGAGCGCGTACATCTGGCGCGCCGTGGCGGCGGACGGCGCGGGCACGCCCACCTGGCGGGCGAGCTCCAGGCCGAGACCGAGGTCCTTCTCCCCCAGGCGCATCGTGAACCCCGGCGAGAAGTCGCCGGTCAGCGCCTTGGGGAACCGCTTGGTGAAGTGGTGCGAACGCCCGCCGCTCACCGACAGGACGTCGTACAGCCGCTGCGGGTCCATGCCCGCCGCGACGCCGACGGCGAACGCCTCGGCCGCGACGAGCACGTTGCCCATCGACATCAGGTTGTTGACGAGCTTGACGACCTTCCCCGTGCCGACCGGGCCGGTGTGCGAGACCGAGCCGACGTCCTCGAGCAGCGGGCGTGCCGCCTCGAGATCGTCGTCGGCCGCGCCGACGATCAGCGACAGCGTGCCGTCGCGCGCCTCGGCGGGACCGCCGCTCACGGCGCAGTCGAGCACCCGCAGGTCGACCTCGCGGGCGGATGCGGCGACGTCGCGCATCGTCTCGGGGTCGATCGTGCTCAGCTCCACCGCGAACGAGCCGGGCGCGGCGCACGCGACGAGGCCGTCGTCACCCGTCCACACCGACCGCACCACCCTGGCATCGGGCAGGCTCGTGACGATCGCGGCAGCGCCCGACACCGCGTCGGCGAACACGCCGGTCACCCGCGCGCCGGCGTCGGCCGCGCGACCGCGTGCCGCCGGGTCGAGGTCGAAGCCGACCACGTCGTGTCCCTTGTCGACGAGGTTGGCCGCGACCGACCCGCCGATGTTGCCGAGCCCGACGACGCACACCGGGTCGATGCTGCTGGCCATCAGTCCGTCCTCTCCTTACGCGACGCGTACCGCGACGCCGTCGAGCCCGTCGACCGCGTCGAACCTGCGGAGCACGTCGGGATCGTGCCCGGGGACGACGAGGTCGGGCGTGCTCGCCAGCGCGCGCATCGCGTCGAACGTGTCGTACATCGCCGGCAGCTCGGTGAAGATGCCGAACGGCGCGTCGTTCTCGACGTTGCCGTAGAGGTGGGTCGCGTCCGCGGCGAGCACGACGGTGCCCTTCGCGGTCTCGACGCTCACGACCTGCAGCCCCGCGGTGTGCCCGCCCATGTGGTGCACGCGCACGCCGGGCACCAGCTCGTGCTCGCCGTCGACGAACAGCATCCGGCCGTCGAGACCGAACCTGACGAGCCGCTCGATGTCGTCGCGCTCGATCAGCCGGCGGAACTCCTTGCGCCACGCGTACTTCCCGGTCCAGAAGGCCATCTCGCGCTCCTGCACGACGAACCGCGCGTCGCCGAACGCCTCGACGTCACCGACGTGGTCGTAGTGGAAGTGCGACAGCACGACGTACGGCACCGACGCGCAGTCGGTGTCGAGCAGCGCGAGCGCTTCCGACGGCGCGCGGAAGTGCGTGCGCTTGCGTCGTGCGGCCGTCTCCGCGGTGAACCCCGCGTCGACGACGATGTCCTGGTCGGGTGAGCGGACGAGCCAGACGTAGTAGTCGAGCTGCATCGGCTCGTCGCGCGGCTCGGCCGCGGAACCGTGGAAGTACTCCCCGCGCGAGCCGTGCGGGTGCTCGGCGAACTTGACCGCGTAGACCTCGTGCATCCTTACCGCTCCCTTCGTGCGGCGCTCGTGCCGGCGATGCGGCCGAACACCGCGCCGCGCACGAGTCCCGCGCCGCCCGGGTAGTTGTGGTGGAAGAACTCCCCCGCGATCTCGCCGGTCGCGTACAGGCCGGGCATCGCGCGTCCCTCGGTGTCGAGCACGCGCGCGTCACCGTCGATCTTCAGCCCGCCGTAGGTGAACGTGATGCCGCACGTCACCGGGTACGCGACGAACGGCGGCTCGTCGATCGCCTGCGCCCAGTTCGACTTGCGCGGCTGGCCCGCCGGCTCGGCCGCCACGCCGTCGAGTGTGAACGGGTCGAACCGGTCGACCGCGTCGGGCGCGACGGACGCGTTGTAGGCGTCCAGCGTCTCGACCAGCCGTCCGGCCGGCACGTCGAGCCGCTCGGCCAGCTCCTCGACGGTGGCGGCCTGCACCGGCGTGCCGGTGCGGTACCTCGGCTCGAGCAGGTGCAGTGTCTTCTGGTCGAACACCTGGTACGCGACGCCCTCCGGCTGCGCGAGGATCGCGCTGCCGGTCTTGGCGTAGATGAGCCAGACCTGGTCCTCGCCCTCGTCCACGAACCGCTCCGCCCCGCGGTTCACGAGCACGGCGTAGGGGAACGAGTAGCGGCTGAGCTTGTCGGTGAGGCGGAGGTCGCCGACCGGCGGGTGCGCGGCGTCCTGCGGGCTCGCGTGGCAGCCGCCCCAGTGGCCCGCGGGCTGGGCGCCACTGAGCAGCGCCTGGGTGAGCATCGTCCCCATGTTGAACCTGGTGCCGCGCACCTTGACGAGGTCCCAGCCAGGTCCGAGGTAGCGCAGCCGCATCTCAGGGTTGGCCTCGA
Above is a genomic segment from Streptosporangiales bacterium containing:
- a CDS encoding NAD-binding protein → MASSIDPVCVVGLGNIGGSVAANLVDKGHDVVGFDLDPAARGRAADAGARVTGVFADAVSGAAAIVTSLPDARVVRSVWTGDDGLVACAAPGSFAVELSTIDPETMRDVAASAREVDLRVLDCAVSGGPAEARDGTLSLIVGAADDDLEAARPLLEDVGSVSHTGPVGTGKVVKLVNNLMSMGNVLVAAEAFAVGVAAGMDPQRLYDVLSVSGGRSHHFTKRFPKALTGDFSPGFTMRLGEKDLGLGLELARQVGVPAPSAATARQMYALALAEGLADDDIVALLRLYQKWADG
- a CDS encoding MBL fold metallo-hydrolase; translated protein: MHEVYAVKFAEHPHGSRGEYFHGSAAEPRDEPMQLDYYVWLVRSPDQDIVVDAGFTAETAARRKRTHFRAPSEALALLDTDCASVPYVVLSHFHYDHVGDVEAFGDARFVVQEREMAFWTGKYAWRKEFRRLIERDDIERLVRFGLDGRMLFVDGEHELVPGVRVHHMGGHTAGLQVVSVETAKGTVVLAADATHLYGNVENDAPFGIFTELPAMYDTFDAMRALASTPDLVVPGHDPDVLRRFDAVDGLDGVAVRVA
- a CDS encoding FAD-dependent oxidoreductase; the protein is MSTTEADVVVVGAGNAGLVAALTAHEQGARVVVLEAAPEEERGGNSRFSGGIFRTAHQGLDSIRPLLHESNERYLDKVAVAPYPRERYIDDWLSTSAGRPPLDLVHTVVDGSYETLEWMRQRGVEWELTADKLFDLDKIDRVYELPPGGAIRARGEGVGLVERLYAAVESAGIEVRYESPAAGLLTRGSTVDGVAVRHRDHVEEVRGTVVLASGGFEANPEMRLRYLGPGWDLVKVRGTRFNMGTMLTQALLSGAQPAGHWGGCHASPQDAAHPPVGDLRLTDKLSRYSFPYAVLVNRGAERFVDEGEDQVWLIYAKTGSAILAQPEGVAYQVFDQKTLHLLEPRYRTGTPVQAATVEELAERLDVPAGRLVETLDAYNASVAPDAVDRFDPFTLDGVAAEPAGQPRKSNWAQAIDEPPFVAYPVTCGITFTYGGLKIDGDARVLDTEGRAMPGLYATGEIAGEFFHHNYPGGAGLVRGAVFGRIAGTSAARRER